One Epinephelus lanceolatus isolate andai-2023 chromosome 17, ASM4190304v1, whole genome shotgun sequence genomic window carries:
- the LOC117248547 gene encoding myelin and lymphocyte protein-like: MASTTSGDVLPTGGRIFTSIPDVFFIPEFVFGGLVWILVASTLVEPDNPLGWVMFVSVFCFVLTTLWFFIFLCGGNQSSIWPSLDVGYHFVAVVFYLSASVDLAYITILAGRGVQITSLPGFLKIYRLDISAVVMSYVATLLYFLHAIFSAIRWKRS; the protein is encoded by the exons ATGGCTTCCACCACCTCGGGTGATGTTCTGCCCACAGGCGGCAGGATCTTTACCTCCATTCCTGATGTGTTCTTCATCCCTGAGTTT GTGTTTGGAGGTTTGGTGTGGATCCTGGTGGCGTCGACTCTAGTCGAGCCAGACAACCCTCTGGGCTGGGTGATGTTCGTGTCTGTCTTCTGCTTTGTACTGACGACCCTTTGgttcttcatcttcctctgcGGAGGCAATCAGAGCAGCATCTGGCCCTCCCTG GATGTTGGTTATCATTTTGTGGCAGTGGTTTTCTACCTCAGTGCGTCGGTGGATCTGGCATACATCACCATTCTGGCAGGCAGAGGTGTGCAGATTACTAGCCTTCCTGGCTTTCTCAAGATCTACCGACTGGATATTTCTGCAGTG GTGATGTCCTACGTGGCCACTCTTCTCTACTTCCTCCATGCCATTTTTTCTGCCATCCGATGGAAGAGGTCCtaa